The DNA window GTATGATAAATGTGATActgcatatatacacacacacacacatgttgaactttaatttatgaacttaactcaaagttattaaataacgATGACTATGagttagataattaatatctactatcataacataataattaagatattgtatttatctattataattatcaaaatttattttttctatttttttccgatatagatgcaattaaataatttggaacaaagattttaaaaaaatattaaacatttactttttaataaaaaaaatatttttatttatataaaacttcatctagagaaagaatttataatataaataacatccTGGAAACAAAGCAGATTTAGTTCATTTCATAAACCTCTATTGAAATCATTCGTAGATGTGTGTATCCAGCCAATTTTTCTGTCTTCCTATCAAATTATCATACACAGATATTTAattccaatattttatttcataattccgATTATCAGccaaatatttatgatgtttTTCTAGCTATTAGAGATGTGCCAATATATGTGTTCCTGTAtctttaataagtatataaataaaaaaataattgcacacAAATATCTCCATCAGCTAGGAAAACTAATTAAATccatatactttaaaattttatcgcaatcTATATCGGAAATGTTTACCatcatatttatcttattttactcgagctcaaaacaaaaaaaatattaaataaataaattgtaaataagatgactatatatatgtatattgagtATTGAATATACATTGCTTCGCAATACAGGATAATGGATATTGTGCAACACAttgaatattctataatatgaaCAAATTTTATCCCATCtagtgatattttaaattatgctgATGAcgactaattatatattgatttgtggaaaatattgtatatatttttgcatagtgatgcttattttaatagaatgatTGACTAAGtatatattcatgaaaaatgttatctgccttgtgcaataatatatgatgaaacaaattattgtaaataatgtatatcgatatacacatatttcttgagattagaaaaataaatgtattataataaaatttagaacttaataaatatattatacaaatattacatacagacacatacacacaatgcAATACActtattcatacatttttatagtcGCACATTGTTATaactaacattatttatttgatacatgattttatttgatacatgatgttattgctattatatacctgttttacaattttacttCATAATTCCTCAATGTGCATGGTAATGAAAGacaattggaaaatttatatatggaaTTCATGTATGGAATGTGTACATACAAAggtgaataaatatacaaatgcgctatataatatatgatacatattggAAACAGATTTCATTAATgtctatgtatataattacatccTGAACCTTtcaagaaaaacaaatattccattctaacgatattaataatttatccaaatcattataacttattatacataagattgataattatttaatttatacattttaaaagagcttctataattatctaatctttgattatgtatttattcataaaaatagatttataatacatgttatatttatagaaaaggtatatgaaaaagaagctctgtaaaaataaaaattttgttgtaatattgatatttgcaCATTTCAATCTTGGATCTCGCTCAGATATTTTAAGGATTTGTTTGTTTCtaccttttttaatatatcacgtgtttattttttaaaatattttggaagaaTTATTTGTAGTTATCTCCCTgagatgtataaattttttaatattatagtttcGACAGTCGTTTATATCTAATCAACCCTGACAAGTTTATATTCTATCCtagaaaattgatttgaaaCGCTTactactttaatattaaacattattaaatatttatgattgaaCTGATGACcgatacatattttcaatcaTAACTTGGCGTTCATGATGCAACTTATTAAGATACATAGATACTCTATCATTATGTACCTGTGGCtccaaattttgtattttcacgACTTTTTGTAAATCAGAATAACATCTCTGATAATAGAAAACAGCACTAAATAAATTCCATAAACTGAATTCAGGCCACAATACATTGGTAAAGTAAATACAGGTATTGGAGAtctgaaaaatgatttaaaattattttagtttgctttagtaaatcataaaaaaatttattaagataaactATATCTTCTTACTTGCCACAAGAGGAAATCACTAAACCGAACTTCTCCAGAAGTacgaattaataaatctgGATTTGAGGATTTATAAGTATACAAACATTGAGAAATCAGGCTTTCGTTAATGTCTTCTGGTAAGATGTCAGCATGTTTTACACCTTCTGCTATATCCTTAATTGCATGAGTAATTTCATCCTTTGctgaaagatattaaaattttattaaaaagttatttaatagtatttcaaaaagtaatttaaattctttttcatatttaatagaaaatacaacaatgagtatatatatatatatatatatatgtatatatttatatatatgtatgcatgtatgtatatatatatgtataattatataagttatataattatcttacatGTATAAGAAAAAGCAAGATTTAATGTTGCTTTCTTATTGTTTTCAGTAATAATCATAGCTTCTGCAATTAATTTACGCATATCCTCTGAAAGCAAGGATAAATTGCCGATCACACGAATACATACTCCTTGTTCTGCCAATTTATCTCTGAAAATATGCACTTTGTAATTATAGGATCCATCAGATTATGTGTGATATatgtgcaattaaaaattttatacacactTCTCTTCTAAAAGACGCATAAACTTGCACTTGGCAAGCTCCATAAGTCCATCAACTTCTTCTTTACTTCGATTATAGTTCTCTATACTAAAAGCATACACTGTGACTTCTGTAATGCCCAGATCTCTGCACCAACTTAATGTCTCTGCCAGTTTATCAAATCtgtcataaataaaacataaagcatatacatgatataaaagaaCATAATAGACTAATATATAGttacaaattctttttaaggACACATACCCTCTTACATGTCCTTCTATTCCAGCCACTTTTTGTTTGTTCGCATAACGTCGATTACCGTCCATTATAAACGCCACATGTTTAGGCACATGGCCAgtccttataatttttaatgctaatAATTGAAACCAGTTCAAAGTGCGCTCTCTTATCCACGACATTTTACTTTAGACAATTCTACGTAGgaatgtatgaaaatatgttatttatagttctatttatgttttattttcccTCAAACAcacttttttatcaaacttcTCACTATTGAGCAAGCAATAATCAAGATTTAGTGACGCACATAAACGTGTACAatacgcaatattttttcaaacaatacaGTGacgaataatgttaattagtGCTGTTAGTCATCGTCTAACCTTTATATCAGAATTAAAGCCATTTTTGACGTAGCACGTTAagtttactattttaattatgtgtcTCATCTATATATTACGTTGCgtattatttagatatcgGGAAGCGATAATATATTGGATTATCATCGAGGAATTTCTGCCTCGCGCGATTCTTGCTGATGAGTCggtatattcatatatacatcatatatatgtatctctcATACACGTGTCGCTCGATCAATTTCTATAACTATAAATGTATGCACACAAtgacatttttctttacttttctttcctttttcttatttattaatgaataaaacgaATGAAGAAACCATCTCAATACATCGTGTATAAATTCATGCATGTGTTTATTCCAatcatttgatataataatgatcgTTTGTGATAAACATGAGAATACGAATATACCGAATATCTTAATGTCGAACAATATGCATTTCGTGGTTCAACGCAAATATGAGTGCAATTTTTCGATCtgcattgtaaatattaattagttataCGTGGtgataaatgtatacatattgacGACTGGTATTAGCATGAATGAGTAACGCTAGTTTTCTGTCACGTATACCtgaaatacataaattctCGAACATTCTTGTATGGAATTCTTACAGAGATCATCGCGCGAACAGATGTGtcttttatcgaatattttctttcttataaacCTTAATCTACTATCGTgcaacgaaaaaatatattagatattacaaGTAGATTATACAGtattcacatatttatttacatattatatttacatcgtCATCTACTTTtgtaaagttaattataagataatataattttcttcttaattgGATCCGCAAATCGAACTACGATCGCGAGACACTTTCAATTGTGGCGCGTTCAATGGCGGATTCATCTCTTCGCCGATAAGTTCCCAGATGATGCAATATGACCGATCGCCAGGCAATTCTATGGCGATTCCATGACGATTGAcagaatgtaaaatttttcgcgcAAGTTTACAACTCGTCAAAGTTACGATTATTGAAACCATATTCTTccgcgaaaaaaatttcagactTTTTGACGCGATATGAGATTGAAAAATTCTAGGTCATCGGGAGCGAAAGGAACGGGCACCAGGCGACTTAGTCTACGTGCCTGTTCGCAGCCGCTCCGTCATTGGGGGACTACTTTGCGTCGGTTTAGGCgagcgtgtgcgtgcgcgttGCGGTCTCACAGCCAGGCTtcggagaaagaaaatgaacTCCGCGGTGGTTATCGCGGCGCTGAGTCGTAAATCCAAATGTTTTCGTCGCTTGTGAGTGAATAGAAATCGATTGGATCGGTCGGGATGGAGGTCAGCGTGTCCAGGAACGAGTCCGGGATTGCACCAGGTAACATAGAATGCCGTATTCGAGCGAGTAAACTCGCTGTATGCGTCTTCATGCCGCCGTGCGTTCCGCCGTATCTAAAGCTCCCTGTGTGTTCTCCCTTTACAGAGCTGTACTTCCTGATCGCGAAATTCTTGGCGGCGGGACCCTGCGCGGAAGCCGCGGCGGTAAGTGATCGAGGGTAGAGATGCCGAATGAACCGCGTCGTAACTCACGAGAGAGTCCTAACGCATTTTGTTTCAGGTGTTGAAGCGGGAATTAGAGCATACCAAGGTAAGCCGATCGGCGGATCGGACACTGTACACAACTAGTCTCGCGGACCACATGGTCTCGCGCACGTGGTTTCTGCTTGTCAAAACATTAGAATCTCAAGGTCGCTGACCTTGGTGAAGTATCGCGGCCGTTCGCGGTACGCGATCGGCCCTTGCCGATCGATCggatcgatatttttctttctatcccATTGATCATTTCCCTGTATAGATTTTAGATCGTTTCTGTTCGCAGACTTTGCCGTCCCGACTCGATTGGGAAGGACACGTGCATAATCAAACGTTCGAGGAGTTGGTGAGTATGGATATATATGATGACATGGCGATCGGTACGAGACGGACATAACTCGACTCGTTTTGCGAGTAAGATATAGCCGTTCCGCCGTTGCGCCATATCGCAAGGTGGTTCGATGAAATAATGCGCCGAACGCATTGTATGTTGTGGATTCGCGGGGGGTGCTCTACCCCCATTTAATCCCCCCATAACCGCCCTCCACCGCGATTCCTCTCGCGTCGctcattctttctcttatGTAGAACGTTCGTCGTGGCTTCCCCCACTATTACCGTTCGTTAGCCAATCGTAGCGCACTTCCGGCATTTCGCGTGAGCTGATCAATGAATATATGTAGAGGTCCACGGCTTATTTATAGAAAGGTCTCGCGCGTGACGAATGGGCTACAGCGATTGGTCGGCTGCGGGAACTACTTGTCCGTTCAAATTATGCGCGCGAACAATAAACGCGatgatatttcaatttccCAATTTCAATGTTTATTGCTAGCACGAttagaaacattaattttcaacTCTGGGTAGTAGTACTTTCTTGCATTacgcgtaattaattttacatatcgaCAAAAAGATttggatattatataatgtcgaAAAATACTcaacatatttcaaatataaatatctacatagttttttcaaatattacataatctgaaaatttttatatagtgaaTAAAAGAGCTATTTAAATACTTCAATTTTATCTGTGGATTATTTTACATAGTGACTTAttgtgacaattttttttaggaaaagaaatattcacaCATTGGCTCCAATCATTTGTTGCAAATATGTGCCAGAATTGGACCAGTGTTAGAGAAAGAAGTGCCGCCATGTGTCCCTGGAGCGATATCGCTTTTGGGTGCAGGCAAACAATCTTTGCTGCGTACCTACGAAGGTatgagaattaatataaatattttctattaattatattttattatattctattaattacattctttattgcaataaaagaattttttcttttaatagtatgtgaatattatatattacatatattacaattatatattacaacatttcatattacacattatatattataaaattttatttttatagacatCACACGTTGTGTATACAGCATTGTCGATTTTTCCACAAGATTCGGTGGAAAGCCCTTCTTGGAATTATCTGGTAGCTTGTCGGTGCCTAATATAGGTAAGAAATTGAAAGTTGGCAATTGAATGCAAAATGTATTTgctatatatgcaattttactgGCACTTtcctgatacttttttttttatgtaaaatgttaacatataattttgctatatatatatttttgcccACTAGTACGTGTACTTCAGGGACGTGAAAACTCTGGTCCTCTAAGTCGAAGACAAGCAATACCGACAAAGTTCTACAACAAGATGAATTTATATCGGCGTACACTGGGTCATTTATCCGCAGTGTATTGTGTACTGTTTGATCGCActggtaaatatattataactggAGCGGATGACTTGCTTGTTAAGGTTTGGAGTTCTGTCGATGGACGTTTACTCGCTACTTTTCGGGGTCCGTCCGCCGAAATTATGGATATTGCAGTGAATTTTGATAATACTTTATTGGCGGCAGGAAGTTTAGATAGAGTATTACGAGTTTGGTGCTTCCAGACAATGTCGCCTGTaagtaaaactaaaatatatatgccgaacgagaattatttttatttttatatacaataattatatttttcttttaatttatatatatcttcttctAGGTGGCAGTTTTAATGGGACATACAGGCATGATTACATCTGTAAATTTTTGTCCGATAGAATGTAATGGTGTCTATTATTTGGTCTCTACTAGTACTGATGGATCAGTGGCCTTTTGGTCTCACACAAAGAAATCGAACGAGAGAGCGGTATTTCAGTAAGTTTAATCtagacataaaataattttttagaagtaTTTTTCTgtctgttatatattattttcaatactttATATTGAGAACTTGTGAGTTTTACTCACAATACtttgtattgaaaataatatataattaaataaaacaatacataatattttcaatacataTTTGTACATAGAACGATTGTGtgcaatatgtaatttattgcaGGACAAAACCTATTCAATATCATGAGAAAATGAGACCTGGCCAAGCACAAATGATTTGTGCTTCCTTCAGTCCTGGAGGTGCATTTATGGCAGCTGGATCCGCAGATCATCATGTAAGGGTTTACACAATGTTAGGAGACGAAGGACCACGCAGAGTTCTCGAAGTGGAATCGCATTCCGATACTGTAGATAGTATTCAGTGGGCGCACAgtggtttaaaatttatttctggtTCTAAAGATGGTACTGCGAATGTATGGCATTTTGAGCAACAGCAATGGGTACATAAACAGTTACTCATGACAACAAAGCTTCCTGGGTATGTTTtcaaagaattcttttttataaagattttatctcgtttaatacatgttgaaattattcttccctttttttttttttacagagaaCCAGAAACAGATGATGACACAAGCAAAAAAGCAAAAGTAACTATGGTTTGTTGGGATGTGAGCGATGAATACGTTATAACAGCAGTGAACGATTATTCGTTGAAAGTATGGAATGCTAAATCTGGTGAACTAATGAAAGTTTTGCGCGGCCACAAGGATGAAGTATTTGTATTGGAATCACATCCAATAGATTCTCGTTTGATACTCAGCGCTGGTCACGATGGGCAACTTATCATTTGGGATGTGTTAAACATGGAATCGATAGcgtgttttcaaaattttgtcgaAGGTCAAGGAAATTGTGCTATTTTTGATGCAAAATGGTCGCCTGATGGTACAATGCTTGCTGCGACAGATTCTAATGGACATCTTTTGATGTACGGATTTGGATCTGGCgccgagaaattaaaaattgtaaactatcttgcaattttatttatatgtatatttagttTTGTCTTACGCGGGTGTTTAATTTCTAAGCTTTTTACAGATACCAACagaattattctttcataCGGATTACCGTCCTCTAATAAGAGATGCAAATAATTACGTTCTTGATGAACAAACACAAACTGCGCCACATTTAATGCCGCCGCCGTTTTTAGTTGATGTGGACGGAAATCCTTATCCACCGGCATTACAGAGATTGGTACCAGGAAGAGAAAACTGTAGGGGCGAACAATTGGTACCAAATATTGCAGTTGGTGCTGGCGGTAAGACCCATATATTCACttcatataaaacaatatgtcttaataaagatatataattgaagcataattgaatagaaatattatatacggaATAGTTTTCAATAGCAGGATAATATCATACTTtggtttttttacatttgtatttaaaatttttttaattgtatccaattttttatataaattatatttttatttaaagaatacatatataaatttatattttatattataaacaggGATGCAAGAAGTTATAGAAGGTCTCCCAGAACAAGAGCCAAGATCGAATATTGATCGATTGATTGAAGCTCTTGCTCAGCGACAAAACATCAATGCGGAGGGAGAAGTCATTGGCGCTGGTGATGATAGAGAGAATATGGAACAACCGATTCGTCAAATAGCGAGTCCCCGTGGTAGTAGAGCTGGTTTGAGGAGAGAGGGCAACGTCGAAGGTGTCCGACAAAGTAGCGGTAATTGGCAGAGGGATAACACCACGCCATGGAATAAACCTATTCTCGCGCGTCCCATAAAGCTTGCCATCAAAGAGACTCAGATTAAAGCGgtgtaagtataattatatcgctTTCCTGTGATAATATTGttggataaataatataattatacagcaATAAGAATCTCATaggaaacaattttaaatcaaattattaatcatttatttgtgatatacttgtgatggattattattaatgtgattacatgttaaataaactggtaatattaatgttaaaagaaaaatatattgacttttaaattaatttgcatttgtatattatttgtatagtCACGGAATGGCAGAAATGGAGTTAGAAAGTTGGCGGCGAGAAATGCGACGGCGACCGCAGCCTACATCGAGCACTGCCACTAATCAAAGCAATATAGGAAATAGACCTGTGAACCGCAAACGTAATAGAACTACTAGACACGGTTATAGAACCAGAGCAACGCGTGATGAAGAACAGGAGGAGGAAGAATATGAGGTACCTCACAGAAGCGATATTTAATACTGATAAGTATTAACTTGTAGACAATTCTATTTGCTGTTGTGTAATAATGAATAGgaaatttcagaattttaCAGTTGATTAAGCGTTATAATATTGTGCATTTTTACAGAATCCTGATAATACTGGCACATCAGTGAGTTCAGCCAGCACCAATAGCAATGATTCTACTGCTCATGAGGAAGATTTGTGTTCCGATAGCACGACTACAGACTCGAGCACTGAATATTCAGATTGGATGGCGGATCATGGACTGAACTTAGAACCACCTAAACGTAGCAAGCGCAAACCCGTGAAAAAGCGCTCTGTCACACCACCGAGTGATGTAGACAAAAGACGCAGTAAACGTCCTAAGAAAAAGGTAAGTTTGTAActcttatgttattttaaatttacttgaattttatttaaactatcattttattattcaacagGGAGTACAAATAGCTAACGGTACTTGTGAAGTTCCTGACATTTACCGCCCTTCGGAATGGCTTACCGAAGTAATACCGAGGAAAGCTCCTTATTATCCGCAGATGGGCGATGAAATAGTATATTTCAGACAAggtcaaaaattctatttagatGCAGTTaggaataaaaagatttatgaacTTAGTCCACGATGTGAGCCATGGACCAAGATGAATATTAGggtatgtttattttattttaggggaccaaaaaagagatttttaattatataggaacattaaaaaaattctttaatagaaaaaatctttaatagaaTAGAGACACGCGTCTATATGTActaattagagaaaatatttattgtaggCACAAGAGTTTGTAAAAGTAGTGGGTATTAAGTATGAAATTAAACCGCCTCGCTTATGTTGCTTGAAATTAGCGTTAATGGACGAAGACGGTCGACTTACCGGGCAGAATTTCACTATCAAATATCACGATATGGCTGATGTGTTAGATTTTCTGGTATTACGTCAAACTTTCGATATGGCGTTGGCAAGAAGTTGGTCTGAAGGCGATAAATTTCGCTGTATGATCGACGATGGTTGGTGGATGGGACAAATTGTTGGGATGGAGCCGCTAGATGAAGAATTTCCggaatcattttttatgtgCTTTCGCGTCAGATGGGATAATGGAGAATACGAACGAATGAGTCCTTGGGATCTCGAGCCTGTTGATGAAGATAGTAAGCTCGTCATTCAATTCacgattatcaaaataaatttattttgatttaatcgaaaaaatataaagataagataatactttgatctaatatttttatctttcttttttctttaaactttttaatctcgtactatatgtattaattatatcttaggAATCCCCATGGAAATTGGTGGCGCGGTTCCTGTCTTACCGGAGGAAAGACAAGCGATACTGTATCAACCCCATGCGGAAGAATGGCCCATGGGTGATAGAGAAGCGACTTGTCGTCGAATTATACGAGGTCTAGATCAG is part of the Cataglyphis hispanica isolate Lineage 1 chromosome 18, ULB_Chis1_1.0, whole genome shotgun sequence genome and encodes:
- the LOC126856299 gene encoding dehydrodolichyl diphosphate synthase complex subunit DHDDS yields the protein MSWIRERTLNWFQLLALKIIRTGHVPKHVAFIMDGNRRYANKQKVAGIEGHVRGFDKLAETLSWCRDLGITEVTVYAFSIENYNRSKEEVDGLMELAKCKFMRLLEEKDKLAEQGVCIRVIGNLSLLSEDMRKLIAEAMIITENNKKATLNLAFSYTSKDEITHAIKDIAEGVKHADILPEDINESLISQCLYTYKSSNPDLLIRTSGEVRFSDFLLWQISNTCIYFTNVLWPEFSLWNLFSAVFYYQRCYSDLQKVVKIQNLEPQVHNDRVSMYLNKLHHERQVMIENMYRSSVQS
- the LOC126856240 gene encoding PH-interacting protein isoform X1, translated to MEVSVSRNESGIAPELYFLIAKFLAAGPCAEAAAVLKRELEHTKTLPSRLDWEGHVHNQTFEELEKKYSHIGSNHLLQICARIGPVLEKEVPPCVPGAISLLGAGKQSLLRTYEDITRCVYSIVDFSTRFGGKPFLELSGSLSVPNIVRVLQGRENSGPLSRRQAIPTKFYNKMNLYRRTLGHLSAVYCVLFDRTGKYIITGADDLLVKVWSSVDGRLLATFRGPSAEIMDIAVNFDNTLLAAGSLDRVLRVWCFQTMSPVAVLMGHTGMITSVNFCPIECNGVYYLVSTSTDGSVAFWSHTKKSNERAVFQTKPIQYHEKMRPGQAQMICASFSPGGAFMAAGSADHHVRVYTMLGDEGPRRVLEVESHSDTVDSIQWAHSGLKFISGSKDGTANVWHFEQQQWVHKQLLMTTKLPGEPETDDDTSKKAKVTMVCWDVSDEYVITAVNDYSLKVWNAKSGELMKVLRGHKDEVFVLESHPIDSRLILSAGHDGQLIIWDVLNMESIACFQNFVEGQGNCAIFDAKWSPDGTMLAATDSNGHLLMYGFGSGAEKLKIIPTELFFHTDYRPLIRDANNYVLDEQTQTAPHLMPPPFLVDVDGNPYPPALQRLVPGRENCRGEQLVPNIAVGAGGMQEVIEGLPEQEPRSNIDRLIEALAQRQNINAEGEVIGAGDDRENMEQPIRQIASPRGSRAGLRREGNVEGVRQSSGNWQRDNTTPWNKPILARPIKLAIKETQIKAVHGMAEMELESWRREMRRRPQPTSSTATNQSNIGNRPVNRKRNRTTRHGYRTRATRDEEQEEEEYENPDNTGTSVSSASTNSNDSTAHEEDLCSDSTTTDSSTEYSDWMADHGLNLEPPKRSKRKPVKKRSVTPPSDVDKRRSKRPKKKGVQIANGTCEVPDIYRPSEWLTEVIPRKAPYYPQMGDEIVYFRQGQKFYLDAVRNKKIYELSPRCEPWTKMNIRAQEFVKVVGIKYEIKPPRLCCLKLALMDEDGRLTGQNFTIKYHDMADVLDFLVLRQTFDMALARSWSEGDKFRCMIDDGWWMGQIVGMEPLDEEFPESFFMCFRVRWDNGEYERMSPWDLEPVDEDRIPMEIGGAVPVLPEERQAILYQPHAEEWPMGDREATCRRIIRGLDQVMSLAIAEPFVAPVDLSLYPTYAYIVEYPIDLSTIKARFDNHFYRRITSAQFDVRYLATNAEQFNEPHSHIVKKARIVTDLCLRIIKEPTDLDVPAVYHQLNDTYHSSESETEIENKPSTSKQRSTSSRNLRSQQISQDWKLACRQLLESLWQCEDSIPFREPVDRLEHPEYYQIIDTPMDLRTVKEDLLGGNYETPSEFAKDMKLIFTNSRNFNTNKRSRIYSMTVRLSAMFEEHMRRILLNWKSARRRNDNAKAKGKGKGKQKRKHNLSNGTASSKSKPVLSDDEDEDDVNSDNDDEESSKDQKKKNFDVSTPGPSRMTNGHTKRSTSSRPTLKLRICRSTVSKKSKNSDSDVSESEATTDTDSSDSAPVRRTRARTAVPSVSADTDSEDDYTLNGRGKQVRKNRGKNIKNGKQSKSKVKSNIIVDDDDDDDDEYVAKNKTSDNEENNEDDEEQQFVAPDSTEEESEEEKFIRRDTRSRKLVIESKENQKYTANNGKNENSQSESEEDDEEEQDEEEEEEEEEDEEEKQLQHEINNQDSEDSDYSYKVQFRPSRSSRRKQRGSVDSEDTRQQYSSSRRAGRKRPHYKEESDDSNGVPVRNRRKIKRRSYAEESDEDSVQEPGISISSRGRIRKMTPRARAYLLESP
- the LOC126856240 gene encoding PH-interacting protein isoform X2, giving the protein MEVSVSRNESGIAPELYFLIAKFLAAGPCAEAAAVLKRELEHTKTLPSRLDWEGHVHNQTFEELEKKYSHIGSNHLLQICARIGPVLEKEVPPCVPGAISLLGAGKQSLLRTYEDITRCVYSIVDFSTRFGGKPFLELSGSLSVPNIVRVLQGRENSGPLSRRQAIPTKFYNKMNLYRRTLGHLSAVYCVLFDRTGKYIITGADDLLVKVWSSVDGRLLATFRGPSAEIMDIAVNFDNTLLAAGSLDRVLRVWCFQTMSPVAVLMGHTGMITSVNFCPIECNGVYYLVSTSTDGSVAFWSHTKKSNERAVFQTKPIQYHEKMRPGQAQMICASFSPGGAFMAAGSADHHVRVYTMLGDEGPRRVLEVESHSDTVDSIQWAHSGLKFISGSKDGTANVWHFEQQQWVHKQLLMTTKLPGEPETDDDTSKKAKVTMVCWDVSDEYVITAVNDYSLKVWNAKSGELMKVLRGHKDEVFVLESHPIDSRLILSAGHDGQLIIWDVLNMESIACFQNFVEGQGNCAIFDAKWSPDGTMLAATDSNGHLLMYGFGSGAEKLKIIPTELFFHTDYRPLIRDANNYVLDEQTQTAPHLMPPPFLVDVDGNPYPPALQRLVPGRENCRGEQLVPNIAVGAGGMQEVIEGLPEQEPRSNIDRLIEALAQRQNINAEGEVIGAGDDRENMEQPIRQIASPRGSRAGLRREGNVEGVRQSSGNWQRDNTTPWNKPILARPIKLAIKETQIKAVHGMAEMELESWRREMRRRPQPTSSTATNQSNIGNRPVNRKRNRTTRHGYRTRATRDEEQEEEEYENPDNTGTSVSSASTNSNDSTAHEEDLCSDSTTTDSSTEYSDWMADHGLNLEPPKRSKRKPVKKRSVTPPSDVDKRRSKRPKKKGVQIANGTCEVPDIYRPSEWLTEVIPRKAPYYPQMGDEIVYFRQGQKFYLDAVRNKKIYELSPRCEPWTKMNIRAQEFVKVVGIKYEIKPPRLCCLKLALMDEDGRLTGQNFTIKYHDMADVLDFLVLRQTFDMALARSWSEGDKFRCMIDDGWWMGQIVGMEPLDEEFPESFFMCFRVRWDNGEYERMSPWDLEPVDEDRIPMEIGGAVPVLPEERQAILYQPHAEEWPMGDREATCRRIIRGLDQVMSLAIAEPFVAPVDLSLYPTYAYIVEYPIDLSTIKARFDNHFYRRITSAQFDVRYLATNAEQFNEPHSHIVKKARIVTDLCLRIIKEPTDLDVPAVYHQLNDTYHSSESETEIENKPSTSKQRSTSSRNLRSQQISQDWKLACRQLLESLWQCEDSIPFREPVDRLEHPEYYQIIDTPMDLRTVKEDLLGGNYETPSEFAKDMKLIFTNSRNFNTNKRSRIYSMTVRLSAMFEEHMRRILLNWKSARRRNDNAKAKGKGKGKQKRKHNLSNASSKSKPVLSDDEDEDDVNSDNDDEESSKDQKKKNFDVSTPGPSRMTNGHTKRSTSSRPTLKLRICRSTVSKKSKNSDSDVSESEATTDTDSSDSAPVRRTRARTAVPSVSADTDSEDDYTLNGRGKQVRKNRGKNIKNGKQSKSKVKSNIIVDDDDDDDDEYVAKNKTSDNEENNEDDEEQQFVAPDSTEEESEEEKFIRRDTRSRKLVIESKENQKYTANNGKNENSQSESEEDDEEEQDEEEEEEEEEDEEEKQLQHEINNQDSEDSDYSYKVQFRPSRSSRRKQRGSVDSEDTRQQYSSSRRAGRKRPHYKEESDDSNGVPVRNRRKIKRRSYAEESDEDSVQEPGISISSRGRIRKMTPRARAYLLESP